DNA sequence from the Daphnia pulex isolate KAP4 chromosome 8, ASM2113471v1 genome:
ACAGTACAGGTCCGCCGAGCTCGCCAGGAGGACTGTTGTTCAGCTCCGGCTAGTCGACCAAAGAGCAGCAATTCGTGAATGTCGATAAGCGGTTGCGGGAAATCTCGAAGTAAAAATCGCCATCGATGACATGTTAAACGGACTGCACGACACCACAGCgtaataaaatctatttgaTCATCAGGCCACGGGCTGTCAGGATCCATCTCCTGGATATTGCGGACGACATTGACGTAACCGTGGAAAGATGGATCGGCTAAAGCCATCAAATCAACTTGCTCCATTTCCCATCGGAACAGAGCCGTTCTCATCGGCCTCGCCTCGTACATGCGTTGCGCTCGCTGAACAAATATCTCAACATTTCGGCCTCCCAGATTTGCATACAGCTCATCAATTTTACCCTGTGAACGAAATTTGTATTGGACGAAACATTTAAGGGTTGATTAGGAGACTTACTTGCGTCAGAGGTGGGTGCGTTCTTCGGAGTTCTTCAATTTTAGCGTGCAACGTACGCTTACGTTTAAGACTCTCACGAAATTCATCTTCGCACAATTCGTAGTTATCACGGAGCTTGACTTCAAATGGGTCGTCACAAAGCACCATAGAAAATAGTGCAACTGACAAGACGAACGTCACGATAAAGTGGCTCTATTTGTCCAGGAAGCCGAGGCTTTTTGTGCAGCGATTTTAGCCACTTGAAGACGCTCACCATCTCCTTCTCCTGTTGACAGGCTTCGGAAAACTGGTAACGGTAGGGGAAGCAAACGCGCAAATGGGCAATGCTGAGTGACTAGTCCACATTTGTTTGTGTTCATTTGTTAGTGAAAAGACAGTCAGAGGAAAATGAGCTTACTTGAGTTCCGAAACGACTAGCGTAAGCGACACGATCCAGGTACCTGTCTGAATTTTCAGGCATGTCGTAGTTGAAAACGATATTGACACGTTCAATGGCCATGCCACGACCGACCCAATGTGTAGCTACCAAAATTCGCtgatgataaaaaaagagaaatagaaaatgaaaactaaaataCAAGTGATTTCATCTAATCTAGCATACCTCTTTAGAGTCGTTGAACTGTTGGTAACGTGACAGACGTTCTGCCTCAGTCATGCTAAAGTGAATGGCGATGGCAGGCAAGTTTTGCTCGACTAGCGACTCGCAGAGCGCCATACAACGCGCAATGGATCTCACGAAGATAACGACCTATCCATGGGAAATGGTGAATCATTTGCGGCAACACTCGAATACAATAAGTTCAGCTAACCTGGTTAAACTCAAGTACGCCGAGTAGCTCAAATAATTTTCCGTTCTTCTCGTCGTCCTTTAGTTTGACGTAGTGCTGCTGTAGACCGCGAAGAGTGTGTTTggactcgtcgtcgtcaacgTCCACTTCGGTGCTGCATCAaagatcaattttttttaaacaaaagagGCGCTACGTGGAAGGTCGTTTGGAGAATTGGGGAGGAATAAGAGCAAAAATCAACCCTCGGCTCCCTCCAGCAAAATGTTTTAGATGCTCATGTGGTGGTCGTGTTGCTTTATTGACCGGAGTGTGAAAGGGCTTATTACATCTTGCATAAACTTTTGGCAGACAGGACGGATCTCCTTGCTCAGCGTGGCGCTGAACATCATCACTTGTTTTTCACGAGGTGTGTTGCTGAAAATCTCCTGTACATCTCGAAGCATGTCttgatgaaaaaatatgaattaataGTACATTTCAACTTGAATAAATAACACATTAGTTAAACGCTTTACAGGTATCTTGAAGCATTTTGTCACATTCGTCAAGAACAAAGTGCTTAAGTGTGCAGAGGTTTAGTCTCTTCGTGCGGAGCAGCGTCGTTAAACGACCAGGGGTTCCAACCACAATGTAAGggcaatttattttcaaagctTCCTCATCTTTACAAATATTCACACCACCAACGAATACACCAAcctaaaataatttcaattaaagtAATATTTTACAGAATTCATGTAACAAGTTCTTTACCTTGATGGTAGTCATGTGCCTGGACAAACATTCATATGCATTGTAGATCTGGATAGCTAGCTCTCGAGAATGGCAAACAACAAGAACATAAACCTGATTTTCCACCGTCTCCAATTGTTGGAGAGTTGCCAATACAAAAACAGTAGTCTTACCCATTCCAGATTTGTCTcgacacaacacaacacatcCATTCCCAAAACAGCCTGAGGAAGACACTCAAGCTGAACTGTAAGACATTAAAGAGTTGAGTTAGATTTCTAAGAAGAATATCTtaacccaaaaacaaacatatcACAAGTCTGGAGCTCAAGAATAAATTGCCATCAAGTAAAAAGTCAAGTCAAGCAAGCaagttctctctttctctgttcCTGGTGTTCAGCTCAAGACCACATGTTGGCATGGTACAGAAATATGCCCCAGGTTATAGCATTTAGCATTACTACTACAATTTTATGTTAAagattgttgaaaaaaaaagaaattgctagTAATGAACAATGCAAGGGtacttgtaaaaatgaaataaaaaatagtaccTTCAGAAAGATGTTCAAAGCCACGGTCAACGATAGCTCTCAAAATTTCCGGCTTGAACTCAATATCTTGAAACCCAGAGCTATGAATGGATATGCCTTTAACTTCCTCCATTGCTGGAGCATCTCCACTTCCTTCTGTGGCTACTTGTTCCGTCGCCTCCTCATCTTCGTAAACCAAAGGATCTTCATTGTCTGCCATGCTTGAAATAATGGGATCGTGGCAGGATGACGGATTCCCATGAGTATAACTTCGTccataattatttaaaaaaaaaatcgtttctGACACTCTGCGACCACAAGACGAATGATTGAATGAAGCAGACGACAGATAAAACGAGATTTCAAAAAGCAGTACGAAAATCCTCTACTAGGTGGCTGACTGcctagaaaaataagaattggcggtttttttagaaatcaaaatgaatcaaaatgatCAAATTCGTACAGTTCAAGGAAGGGGTTTGTCCTGCGACAAATGGATGCGGGAAAGCATTTTTACCATGTGTTGACCAATAAAGTGTTGATGACAGAATTTTGTTGGCACGACCACGCTGATTAACGATGATGAAACAAATACTGAACTTTTTGGCAGTAAGATGGtggagagcggggttggaaGACGAGTTGACAGTCAAACGCAATAATAACACAACTCAACGAATAAAAATGCAGATCTTCCTAGCCTATGTAGTAAGAACAGGTAGCAGTTATCCATGCCAGGATAAGCGATCCACCAAATTGAGTAAActaaaaccaataaaaaatcagaataaatGGGAAttaacacaacaaaaataagatttgATTTGCATACTCTGGACGTCGTCTTTAATTCATGGATATCCAGCATGAGGTCAGCACACCTACTTGGCCACTTCTGGATGGCTCAATCAAGAACAAAGAGTCAACTACGCAATTTTAATCGTGTGATTACATATGATAACATCGATCAGGTATTCCAGGATATTCAGAAGATAGAATAAGTCAAGTGATGAGGAAAAAAACTATTGGTGGAAATCtattttcaaactttattaGTGGGTAGTAGGACtacaacagacaaaaaattgaaatttggctACATGCCTACATGACAGGAATGAAAGATAATGTGACATAGTTTACGAAGCTTCACGACCGATCAAGAGGGAAATTTAAGGGAACAAAATAAGACGTAAGCAGTAGTTGCTATATTgacattgtttttaaaaaagattctcaataagcaataaatattttctcagATTCTGATCGATTCCGACATTCATCACCGACAAAAAGTTCTCCCACGCATTTTACCACGTATAAGTCTTCTTCAATGCAATGCTCAGTGAAACTACTCATTACTTGACTGATAATAGATGAGTAATTGCCAATTGTTCCTTTTAGCTTGCTCTTCCCAACCCTCTACATTACTCTTCGATATTTCATCACACCGATCGATCAAGATATCTTTAAGATGGTTTTGAGCATTCATGAAAATATCAATTCCTTTCTCGGTCACATTGTGGCAAAACATAACGACAAACTTTTCAagattattgaatttttgaattctagCGACCTTTTGGAGAATGTCGTCGTTGAGCGTAGAACATCTCTTAATCGTTATTTCCACTAATAATGGCGAAGACAACAGCAAGATTAAATGTTCGCGCGGTATACTACTACCAACAAGCCCCAACCTTTCCAGTTGCTTTAATACTTGAGGTTCAGTCGGTTCAGTCTTAACCCATTCTTTAACAAGTTTGGCGGTGAAATAGCTCAAATTATTGATAAGTTCAAGGGAGTGAAGGTTCGGGCAAAGCTGTGTGATTTCCAGAATATTGACATCACTCAACCTGGATAGGGAAAGTGCCTTCAGTGATGAATTCCCAAAGGCTTTTAAAATTGGAGTCACACCGCCACCAAACGTGACGTTACCATTAGAAGGGAAATCCGaactcattttaaaattacggAGATTTTTAAGAGACAACAAACTAAGCAAATCATTGTCTGTCAGTCCTTTGTAGCTTTTGATTTCCACCTGGATCACAGACGGGCACAGAGAGACAACAAATCCCAGAGTTTTAGGTATGTAGACGTCACAATAAGCGGAAGCGATTCTTAAACATAACAAAGAATACTTTGGAATCTCCAAATTTTGGTTCAAGAAAAACTCTTTGTGAATTCTCGCTAAGGTTTGAACAGTAGCCATATCCCAGACTTGAAGACTATGAAAGTTTTCTAAGATTATTTGGATTCCGGCGTGGGAAATTGATGTACCCATCGAACGCAACTGTACAAGAGATTTGGGCAGCCCCAATCCATCAACTCCACTTCCTAGATTATGCTTTGCACCGTCACACAATCCTTTAACTCCAATATCTGTGATTTTCTTGCATTCATACAAATCTAGTGCTCTACGAAAGAAACgataattattgttttttacaaatttggcATCAAACAAACTTGTTACCTCAAATGTGTGCAGCAAGTTCCTATTACTTCCAAGCTGCTGTCATCTGCTTTAGAATATGAAATGTCCAGTACTTGTAATTTTGAAAGTTTAGGAATGAAAGAAGTAAAGAATTCATCACTAAAAGCAATTGAGTGGAAAGCCAGATGTTTTAAGttctgaaatagaaaaagtgtcgtgttttgatttgaaagcAAGTGTAAATGTAAAATTTCTTACTACACATCTGATTGAATTATCAAGCTCAATGGATCGATCATCTTCACTTTGCATATATCCCAGATTCAAGGTCTCCAAATGAGGAACGGCCAGTAAACCAAGAAATCTTTTCAAACATCCTCTGTTTCTAAGAGCAATGATGATTTCCTCCAATACCTTGTTAGCTATTACAAAATAAGACAATATAAAAATACTAATGGATAGATCAGTAATAGTTGACAACTTACGCAACTGATCAAAATCACTGGTTGGTTTCTCACACAACAGAGCCATGTTGTTTACAACAAAATCAAGGCACGTTTTGTATAGTGACTTCACTCCAATCAATTGTGGCATCTTGGATTTGAATGATCTGTTATAAACTTATAATAAGATAATCTCTTATTAAGTTTTAATCAATACATGATTAGAAACCATAGGTAACTTACCAGTTTTCAAGGTAAACATGTGTGCAACGAAATTGCCACCTTCACTGTTTGTAATGACTAATGAGATATAGTCCGAGATAGTCAACTTGGACGTCGAACTAACTTTAACGTTTCAAATTAGTGTCCCAGTGAGTTGTAGAGAGATCTCAAGATTAAGATATTTAACGACGACTGGACGTGTGGCTTATTAACGAATCTAATTCTCAAATTCTCGCCTTTCTTTATTAGCAATTCAGAATAGTTCTGAGAAAGCGGATTAATACAGCTGAAGTCCCCCTAGtggctgaatttgaattttaaattttaaccgttgccaaattatttattatttagcaATTTATCCGTTGTTTACTTTGTTTTAAGGAAAAGGAGTTtaaggaaaaattaagaaattttaacttatttaaaaatcactgATAGGGTGGTACTGGTAGCAAACACGATAAAAAGAATAGATGGATTCGAGTCTTCGAAAATCACCGACCtgcaaaagatttgaaaaacgaTTTTGAAAACTGAACCACAAGGATAGGGATTGGCTGAAATTTAAGACATTTATTTAGAACTTTAATATGTTAGAACCCAGAAAcaatgtttctttatttatgtGTCAGAGAAATGTCAAGACTGGCACTCTGGCAGTCAGGACTAAGGGTTCTTTCATAACCGTTCTGAATGAAATGGTGTTTTAACAAATTGTCTGCTGCGTTGCTATGGTTACCAAGATTCAaccaaatttttgaaaatctttcaaattcaaataaactttttttaaatgtttcccTAACTATTACAGATGTTAATTAGTCCCAATCTCACAGAGAAATTACACAATGGCCatagaaatgtttaaaaatgggCTATGTCGATTgtcaaaagaataatttttcttttgttatttatttattttaaatttttttttaaatatattttatttgcgaTTTTGTCTTTATATACCACGGCGAACAGTAATTTTAAGTGATTGGATTTAGATATTCTTATCTTTAGGATTCCTAAGAATGCACAATTTTCTCTGTACACTTGTTTTAACAGATTAAGTAATACTCCAAACACACTTAATagaaaaggatttttattGGCTGCCAGGCCAGGCTGAGGAGGCCAGGCCTTCTCTCCCCTTGTCAGGTTAAGACTACGTCTCTGAAGAAAACATCTAAGAAACCTTGTACAAGAAATCACTAAAGAAAACCAacacacagaagaaaagaagaaacaaacaaattaaagatTTGTGTTGCCATACCCCAAGAATTCTCAACACCGAATAGTTGATGCCTGTGAAATTAAGGCGCGGAATAGGCTCACATCGCCCTTGTCAATCAGCTGTAAACACAAGTCAAGAATCCGAATTCGTTTTTTATCGATATTGGGTTTCCTTCTTCTGTGCCAGGTTGAGATTTTCCCATCAATTTGACTCTTTCGATCCATTCAACGTCATTTTGCGGCCATGTAGAGTAGTTGAAACTAGACAGACTTactcttttcaaaatcagaCAAACCTGCCCAAACTCGACTGCAATCGTACAGTTGGGACGATAGTTGAATGTCTTGTGATAGATTGGAAGGGGTCTTGGTTTCCAGGTCCCTATAAAAAATTAAGCCGGTTTGAAACGTACTAGTTTGGGAGATAAGGCGCAGTGAAGAACAGTCTGTGCTCCTTGGAATGGACTGTGAACTACAATAAAGCGAATCGGTTTCTGGATTGCTTTCAAAATCGGGTtaacaagaaaggaaaatgacGATATCGGTGTCTCCACTGATCCAGGATCTACACTATAAACACGAATGCCTCtatctgtttaaaaaaaacaaaatagtaaTGATTCAAAAGCAATATTATAGTAATGTAATAGTTTACCCTTGGAACGTGCAAAAGTCATACTATACAACAATATAAGCATAGCTTTGCTTTAGCGTAACTCTGAAATCTTGCTGATGTTCCGGTGCTCCTTTGTCGAAAATACATGCACTCTTCAAGTCTAACCATCGATCTATAGTTAAGAAATGTGCAGCcgatgacaaaaatattacgcGGCTTTGATCCGATAATACTGGAAGCagtaattcaatcaaaagaaaatgcccTGTAGAAAGATAACAATGAGTAAATAACTTCATTCACCAACATACATTAACATTATACACCAAACCTACCCAAATAATTGGTCTGAAAGGTGACATCAAATTTATCTGCAGTTTCTTTAGGAGGATGGAATACAATACTCCTGCATTATTGATAAGAAAACCCTGGAACCCTGCGGAACCCTGGAAGGCGGTCGGCTGTAATCAAAGATTACAGAgtctgaaatgagaaaaaaggaatttcgctaaaatataaaaaaaaaaaggttattttcACCAAATCACACAATCACGAGTTCTGAATTCTTACTCAATAATATTGTTATTCACATTGTAAGGGATGTCTGTAGAAGATGTTGAACGAATATCCGGTTTTTTTCCCGTTGAATCTTAAACACGTAAGCAAAACTGGGTTGCCTGTATCGACGATTCCACACCAGCATTGACGTTCTTCTCAGTGTCTTTTCTTCAAcagattttgttgttgttgccgatAGTGGAACTGTAATCCACGCCAATCACCATGTAGACTGGAGATTGGAATTCTTCTTGTTTCAGGCAAACGTCCTGATGGCAGTCCACATATAGATGAGTGTTGGTATAGCTTTAAGTATTTGTTCTACATTGCTGGCGTCTCCATGGGCAGAGGTAACTTTGGCAGTCACACTGCACTTGAAAGCTtagatttgtttcattggagCCTAGTGGTAGGATGATTTTTAcctaataaaaacacacaaaacaaaaataaatcttcTTGTAGCACAATTTAGGGGAGATCCAATAATGCAGGCGAAATAATTCATGCCTCACTTCTTACACCAATGTGACCTGAACATGGGCCGTTGCAAACATTTACttcatttgattgttttacaatcACGTTAGAACTTAGAAGGTATAACGAGACACCCGTGGCCGCGTTATACCAAATGCTCACTAGAATCATACAACGCAGATTGCAACTTGGCAGCAATATAATGCTCATGCCAGCCTTACCGTCAATGCTGTTTGTGTTGCTGTGAGTGTGACTGTGTGACACCTAAACCTTACAAAAACAGCTTTTGCAGTCCTGAAGAGTGCAGACGACCTTCCGAAATCCGAACTGCGAAATGCGAATGTCGTTAATGAGCGGTGTTGTCCTATTACCAAATACCAGACTGTAGAAAGCAGGCATGATGTGTGAATGTGTGATTAAAcacacaaatttgtttctactTTCTTAAAATCAACACAAAATTGTAATCGCTTTCTGTTTGAGTAAATTGGAAATGCACTGACATAATGTCGTAATTGTTGCACAATTCACCCCAAGCGGCCATATTACGCACTATAACGATCGGCGCGAATTAACTGAACGAATGTTGAATCGAAAcgataattaaataaaattgtattactctgccttaaaaaaaacaactgattaatgtttgaataattaaaacgGAATCACTGCAACAAAATTCAAGTTAATTGGTTGACACAATTTCGAGATATAGTCGTAATTGTAGGAGGAAGTCGACTTGCAAACAAAGATTTGCCCTTCTTTTTCATACATAAGGGATCGCCACCGCATATGATCCCATTGTACACCATCTGTAAGCTTCTACGCCTTCTAGATAAAGTTACTGTGATTAAAACCAGCAAGCAAAATGGAATCTCGAGCGAATGTTGAAATGGTATGGAGAAAGGTTTGGAAAAGATTCTGGTACTACGACTGGGATATGGGATCGGGATTGGTCAAGAAATGGAGAAGAGTGATGAAACAAGTCCCGAAAAATTATTCGCCACCATCCTCGTACCCGCACCCCGCGACGAATCCTCAGCTGATAACTTACGCGGACTGCGAGGCATTTTTCGAATCTGTAACCAGAGGCTCCA
Encoded proteins:
- the LOC124199754 gene encoding uncharacterized protein LOC124199754, whose product is MPQLIGVKSLYKTCLDFVVNNMALLCEKPTSDFDQLPNKVLEEIIIALRNRGCLKRFLGLLAVPHLETLNLGYMQSEDDRSIELDNSIRCVNLKHLAFHSIAFSDEFFTSFIPKLSKLQVLDISYSKADDSSLEVIGTCCTHLRALDLYECKKITDIGVKGLCDGAKHNLGSGVDGLGLPKSLVQLRSMGTSISHAGIQIILENFHSLQVWDMATVQTLARIHKEFFLNQNLEIPKYSLLCLRIASAYCDVYIPKTLGFVVSLCPSVIQVEIKSYKGLTDNDLLSLLSLKNLRNFKMSSDFPSNGNVTFGGGVTPILKAFGNSSLKALSLSRLSDVNILEITQLCPNLHSLELINNLSYFTAKLVKEWVKTEPTEPQVLKQLERLGLVGSSIPREHLILLLSSPLLVEITIKRCSTLNDDILQKVARIQKFNNLEKFVVMFCHNVTEKGIDIFMNAQNHLKDILIDRCDEISKSNVEGWEEQAKRNNWQLLIYYQSSNE